In Myxocyprinus asiaticus isolate MX2 ecotype Aquarium Trade chromosome 8, UBuf_Myxa_2, whole genome shotgun sequence, a single genomic region encodes these proteins:
- the LOC127445037 gene encoding coiled-coil domain-containing protein 86-like, whose amino-acid sequence MMSVSRNKEIHTDSGDGVIKPEGPDTEEDPPVISRTRSGRRLQAPTALLDSGAPTTKTPVRRTRKSVIREDPAESRESPSGKPADESTAHATDQCAMTEAVGPDAPAPAPTEEKQIELIVSDQTSEKENLVNVANNRKTGSTCTTDPEKKRAKKRTRSESSEIKSKMVPLGKPKSGRVWKDRNKQRFSALLRDKPLRTSWEKKMEAKREKQLVKQYHQQLKDEKAKEKEDKKMRRAENLRRRAENERKAEIVQVIKNTAKIKRMKKKQLRKIEKRDTLSALQITPPSVKKRAGKTNSSS is encoded by the exons ATGATGTCAGTGTCCAGAAACAAGGAAATACATACAGACAGTGGAGATGGTGTTATAAAGCCAGAAGGTCCCGATACCGAAGAGGATCCTCCCGTGATAAGTCGCACACGGAGCGGCCGCAGACTTCAAGCGCCCACGGCGCTGCTGGACTCCGGCGCACCGACGACCAAAACTCCCGTCCGTCGCACCAGAAAGTCTGTTATCCGAGAGGATCCTGCAGAGAGCAGGGAATCACCGTCCGGAAAACCTGCCGATGAATCTACAGCACATGCAACTGATCAGTGCGCAATGACAGAAGCGGTGGGCCCAGATGCACCAGCACCAGCACCAACAGAGGAAAAGCAAATAGAGTTAATTGTTTCAGATCAGACCAGTGAGAAGGAGAACTTGGTAAACGTGGCGAATAACAGAAAGACGGGGTCTACATGTACCACTGACCCTGAGAAGAAAAGGGCCAAAAAAAGGACTCGCTCAGAATCCagtgagataaaaagtaaaatggTGCCTCTTGGGAAACCCAAATCTGGACGAGTATGGaaagaccgtaacaagcaaag GTTCTCTGCTCTGTTGAGGGACAAACCTCTGCGTACTTCATGGGAAAAGAAAATGGAGGCCAAGAGAGAGAAACAACTGGTGAAGCAGTACCACCAGCAGCTCAAAGACGAGAAGGCCAAAGAGAAAGAG GACAAGAAGATGAGAAGAGCAGAAAATCTGCGAAGACGAGCAGAAAATGAGAGAAAAGCGGAGATTGTGCAAGTG ATTAAGAATACTGCAAAGATAAAGAGAATGAAGAAGAAACAGCTGAGAAAGATTGAGAAGAGAGACACACTCTCAGCGCTGCAGATAACGCCACCTAGTGTCAAGAAAAGAGCAGGGAAAACAAACAGCAGCTCATAG